From Fusobacterium sp. DD2, a single genomic window includes:
- the mnmE gene encoding tRNA uridine-5-carboxymethylaminomethyl(34) synthesis GTPase MnmE, whose protein sequence is MLFDTIAAISTPRGEGGIGIVRISGDSAIEIAEKIFRPISGKKVSELRNFSINYGHIYDGDTMIDEVMVSVMKAPKTYTKEDIIEINCHGGLVVTEKILETVLKYGARLSEPGEFTRRAFLNGRIDLTQAEAIIDIIHGKTEKSVSLSLNQLRGDLKEQIEHLKKLVLDVAAHINVVLDYPEEGIDDPLPANLVGNLEEVISTTDRLIKSYDKGKMIKEGIKTAIVGKPNVGKSSLLNSVLKEDRAIVTHVPGTTRDVIEEVVNLKGIPLVLVDTAGIRNTDDIVENIGVEKSKKMIDKADLILFVVDSSRELEDEDFEIHDAIKADKVIGIINKIDMERKADISKLTKVTKWIEISAKENLGIDAMEDEIYNHIVDGSIEDSSQKITITNVRHKSALEKTKQYVENMFETINLGLPMDLLAVDIKGALDSLSEVTGEISSEDLLDHIFSNFCVGK, encoded by the coding sequence ATGCTTTTTGATACTATAGCGGCTATATCTACTCCTCGTGGAGAGGGTGGAATAGGAATAGTGAGAATTTCTGGAGACAGTGCTATAGAGATAGCTGAGAAAATCTTTAGACCTATCTCTGGTAAAAAAGTATCTGAACTTAGAAACTTCAGCATAAACTATGGGCATATCTATGATGGGGATACCATGATAGATGAGGTTATGGTATCAGTAATGAAGGCTCCAAAAACTTATACAAAAGAGGATATTATTGAGATAAACTGCCATGGAGGTCTTGTTGTAACAGAGAAGATTCTTGAGACAGTTCTAAAATATGGAGCTAGACTTTCAGAGCCTGGAGAGTTTACAAGAAGGGCATTCTTAAATGGAAGAATAGACCTAACTCAGGCAGAAGCTATTATTGATATTATACATGGAAAAACTGAAAAATCAGTATCACTTTCTCTAAATCAATTGAGAGGGGATCTGAAAGAGCAGATAGAACATCTTAAAAAACTTGTACTTGATGTTGCTGCTCATATAAATGTTGTATTAGATTATCCAGAAGAGGGTATTGATGACCCATTACCTGCAAATCTTGTAGGAAATCTTGAAGAGGTAATAAGTACAACTGATAGACTTATAAAATCTTATGACAAGGGTAAGATGATTAAAGAGGGAATTAAGACTGCCATAGTAGGTAAGCCTAATGTGGGTAAGTCAAGTCTTCTAAACTCTGTTTTAAAGGAAGATAGGGCCATTGTAACCCATGTTCCAGGGACAACTCGTGACGTTATTGAAGAAGTTGTAAATTTAAAAGGTATTCCCCTTGTTTTAGTTGACACAGCTGGAATCAGAAATACTGATGATATTGTTGAAAATATCGGTGTTGAAAAATCTAAAAAGATGATTGATAAAGCTGACCTTATACTTTTTGTTGTAGACTCGTCAAGAGAACTTGAAGATGAGGATTTTGAAATCCACGATGCAATAAAAGCTGATAAGGTAATTGGAATAATAAATAAAATTGATATGGAGAGAAAAGCAGACATATCAAAACTTACTAAAGTTACAAAATGGATAGAGATATCTGCCAAAGAAAATCTTGGAATAGATGCTATGGAAGATGAGATCTACAACCATATAGTTGATGGAAGTATAGAAGATAGTTCGCAAAAGATAACTATCACCAATGTGAGACACAAATCTGCTCTGGAAAAGACTAAACAATATGTAGAGAATATGTTTGAGACAATCAACCTTGGACTCCCAATGGATCTACTAGCTGTAGATATTAAAGGTGCCTTGGATTCTCTATCAGAGGTAACTGGAGAGATATCAAGTGAAGATCTTTTGGATCACATATTTAGCAATTTCTGTGTTGGAAAGTAG